One genomic region from Vitis riparia cultivar Riparia Gloire de Montpellier isolate 1030 chromosome 17, EGFV_Vit.rip_1.0, whole genome shotgun sequence encodes:
- the LOC117904875 gene encoding uncharacterized protein LOC117904875, translating into MLGRVRPLSSSSSSSLDSLERPSPKIIKHDSLSIYEATIMKLKLASQRDISSIQEEAMTIETDATSASVSASSQNELSLPSMEAIEMETSKQTNCSASVSKSYQHYPSSSYEEAMTIDATGLSPGCSDCQSMINSVKQQRNRNLSIADLFSKYKSSQHAQSSAYEETM; encoded by the exons ATGCTGGGGAGGGTGAGACccttatcttcttcttcatcgtCGTCCTTGGACAGCTTGGAGAGGCCATCTCCGAAGATAATCAAGCATGATTCTCTCTCTATTTACg AGGCTACAATAATGAAGCTTAAACTAGCTTCTCAGCGTGACATAAGCTCAATCCAGGAGGAGGCAATGACAATCGAAACTGATGCTACTTCTGCAAGTGTTTCAGCAAGTTCCCAGAATGAATTAAGCTTACCCTCTATGGAGGCAATTGAAATGGAAACAAGCAAGCAGACAAATTGTTCTGCTAGTGTCTCCAAGAGTTATCAACACTACCCAAGCTCATCCTATGAGGAGGCAATGACAATAGACGCAACTGGCCTTTCACCAGGTTGTAGTGATTGTCAGTCTATGATCAACTCGGTGAAGCAGCAAAGAAACAGGAATTTATCAATTGCAGACCTGTTTTCCAAGTATAAGAGTTCTCAACATGCTCAAAGCTCAGCATATGAGGAGACAATGTAA